The DNA region CTTTTTGTGGTAGATTCTTTCAAAGAACTCAGAGATAAAGTTACTTGGCCTAAATATAAAGAACTGCAAAACAGTTCTACTTTAGTATTAATAGCTTCTGTAATTTTTGCATTGGTAATTTTTATGATTGATAAAGTTTTTGAAAATGCGATGAATTTGTATTACAGCGCATTTTAAACAACTTAAACTAACAAAAAAATTTCGATGAGTCAATTAAAGTGGTATGTGGTAAGGGCAATAGCCAGTAAAGAGAAAAAAGCGAAAACATACTTAGAAAATGAAATAGCCAAGCGTGAATTTCATGAACATGTTCCGCAAGTACTCATCCCTTCCGAAAAAGTATATGAGATGCGTAATGGTAAAAAACGATTACGTGAAAAAAGCTTTTTCCCTGGATATATAATGGTACAGGCTAACCTTGAAAAAGATAATCCCACAACAGGAGAATTGATTCACATGATTACTAGCATTCCTGGTATTATAGGATTCTTAGGAGCTACTGGAAGTACCTCTAAAGATCCCGTGGCATTACGACAGTCAGAAGTAAACCGAATATTAGGTAAAGTAGATGAAAGTGCTGAAGATGATGTGAAGTTGGAAACTACCTTTATTGTTGGAGAAACTGTAAAAGTAATAGACGGGCCATTCAATGGTTTTACTGGGACTGTTGAAGAAGTGTTTGAAGAACGCCAAAAAATAAATGTGATGGTAAAGATTTTTGGCAGAAATACACCAGTTGAATTGAACTATTCGCAGGTTGAAAAACAAGAGTAACGTTTTTAAGCCTGCTTATTTTATATACAATAAGGGATATAATACCTCCATAGTTGAGCAAAAACGCTCAACTTAATTTTTTGAAGTGTTATGGCAAAAGAAGTTGAAGGTTATCTAAAACTACAAGTTTCTGGTGGCGATGCAAAGCCTGCACCTCCTATCGGACCCGCTCTTGGTAGTAAGGGTTTGAATATTATGGAGTTTTGTAAGCAATTTAATGCACGTACTCAGGACAAAAAGGGAATGATTTTGCCTGTTGTGGTGACTTATTACAAAGACAAGTCTTTTGACTTTGTGATTAAAACACCTCCAACTCCTATATTACTAAAAGAAACTGCCAAAGTTAAGTCTGGTTCTGGTGAGCCTAACCGTAAAAAAGTAGCGCAAGTTACTTGGGATCAGGTTCGTGAAATCGCCAAAACTAAGATGCCTGACCTAAACTGTTTTACAGAAGAGTCAGCCATGATGATGGTAGCTGGTACAGCACGTAGTATGGGAATTACAGTGACAGGAGAAAAACCCTTCTAAAGAGAATTTTTGTATAATGAATGGTAGAATGAAATAAAACTCATTTGCTTGCCCATTCAAGATCCATTTAAAATGGCAAAATTAACAAAAAAGAAGAAAGAGGCTCTCTCAAAGTTTGACAAGAGTCGTGAGTATCCACTAAATGAGGCTGTAAGTGTTATCAAAGATATCACTTTCACCAAATTTGACGCTTCCGTGGATGTTGACGTGCGTTTGGGAGTTGACCCTCGAAAAGCTGACCAGATGGTTAGAGGAACGGTTACGCTTCCTCACGGTCTTGGTAAAGACGTTAGAGTATTGGTTTTATGTTCTCCAGACAAGGAGCAAGAGGCCAAAGATGCTGGTGCTGATCACGTAGGGTTAGATGAATACATCAAGAAGATTGAAGGTGGATGGACTGACATTGATGTAGTAATTACTATGCCTACTGTAATGGCTAAAGTGGGACGTTTAGGTAGAGTATTAGGACCTCGTGGACTAATGCCAAACCCTAAATCAGGTACTGTGACACTTGATGTTGCAAATGCTGTAAAAGAGGTAAAAGCTGGTAAGGTTGACTTCAAAGTAGACAAAACTGGTATTATTCATACTTCAGTTGGTAAAGCATCTTTTACTGCTGAGAAGTTAAATGATAACGCTCGTGAGTTAATCAATACTTTGGTTAAGTTAAGACCTGCTTCTGCTAAGGGTACCTATATCAAAAGTATTTACTTGTCAAGTACAATGAGTCCGTCGGTTATGGTAGATAAAAATACCTTTGAAAATTAACTGAGGAGATCACTATTAAATTTTTAGGAAAATGACAAGGGAAGAAAAAGCAGTAGTGATTAAAGAATTACAAGAAAAGTTTTCTAATGCACCTGGTTTTTATATCACTGATGCGGCTGGAATGAATGTGGAAAGCATTAATAATTTCCGTCGTATGTGTTTTGAAAAAGGTATAGAATATCGTGTAGCGAAAAATTCTTTGATCCAAAAAGCACTCGAGCAACAAGAATCTGATTATACTACTTTGTTTGATTCAGAAGCACTTAAAGGATTTTCAGGTATCATGTTCGCTGGTGAAGCGATGAGTGACCCTGCTAAGGTGCTTAAAAAGTTTCAAAAAGAGGGTAACGAAAAACCTGCATTGAAAGGTGCATCTATCGATTCAGCTATCTATATCGGAGCTGAGCACTTAGAGCCTCTTTCTAAGATCAAGTCTCGCGAAGAGATGATCGCCGAACTTGTTGGACTTTTACAGTCTCCAGGTCGCAACTTGGTATCTGCTTTACAAGGCAGTGGCAGCAAATTGGCAGGCGTGCTTAAGGCTTTGTCTGATAAACAAGAAGCATAATCAATAGCTTATAATTTTGTAAT from Microscilla marina ATCC 23134 includes:
- the rplJ gene encoding 50S ribosomal protein L10, which codes for MTREEKAVVIKELQEKFSNAPGFYITDAAGMNVESINNFRRMCFEKGIEYRVAKNSLIQKALEQQESDYTTLFDSEALKGFSGIMFAGEAMSDPAKVLKKFQKEGNEKPALKGASIDSAIYIGAEHLEPLSKIKSREEMIAELVGLLQSPGRNLVSALQGSGSKLAGVLKALSDKQEA
- the nusG gene encoding transcription termination/antitermination protein NusG, whose protein sequence is MSQLKWYVVRAIASKEKKAKTYLENEIAKREFHEHVPQVLIPSEKVYEMRNGKKRLREKSFFPGYIMVQANLEKDNPTTGELIHMITSIPGIIGFLGATGSTSKDPVALRQSEVNRILGKVDESAEDDVKLETTFIVGETVKVIDGPFNGFTGTVEEVFEERQKINVMVKIFGRNTPVELNYSQVEKQE
- the rplK gene encoding 50S ribosomal protein L11, which translates into the protein MAKEVEGYLKLQVSGGDAKPAPPIGPALGSKGLNIMEFCKQFNARTQDKKGMILPVVVTYYKDKSFDFVIKTPPTPILLKETAKVKSGSGEPNRKKVAQVTWDQVREIAKTKMPDLNCFTEESAMMMVAGTARSMGITVTGEKPF
- the secE gene encoding preprotein translocase subunit SecE, whose product is LFVVDSFKELRDKVTWPKYKELQNSSTLVLIASVIFALVIFMIDKVFENAMNLYYSAF
- the rplA gene encoding 50S ribosomal protein L1; this translates as MAKLTKKKKEALSKFDKSREYPLNEAVSVIKDITFTKFDASVDVDVRLGVDPRKADQMVRGTVTLPHGLGKDVRVLVLCSPDKEQEAKDAGADHVGLDEYIKKIEGGWTDIDVVITMPTVMAKVGRLGRVLGPRGLMPNPKSGTVTLDVANAVKEVKAGKVDFKVDKTGIIHTSVGKASFTAEKLNDNARELINTLVKLRPASAKGTYIKSIYLSSTMSPSVMVDKNTFEN